Proteins encoded within one genomic window of Myxococcales bacterium:
- the coaBC gene encoding bifunctional phosphopantothenoylcysteine decarboxylase/phosphopantothenate--cysteine ligase CoaBC, whose amino-acid sequence MAALEGKRILLGVTGGIAAYKAAELCRLLVKDGAHVRVVMTAAAEAFVTPMTMQTLSGHKVARHLLDASEEAEVGHIRLADEADLVVVAPATADAMARFAGGLANDLLSTVVLASRAPVLLAPAMNVNMWENLLTQANLGRLLDTGRFFTVGPESGPLACGWIGAGRMIEPELIRDAARAHLTGSPSLAGKRVVVTAGPTHEPVDDVRFLGNRSSGKMGFALAAVAAARGARVTLVAGPVQLPTPGGVEARIDVETALEMHEAVMHASVDVDVVVMTAAVADFRPVAQVRGKLSRREGVSTLELTPNPDILADLGRARQGTSKPVLVGFAAEVADTEETLRQRARAKLQEKRCDVVIANDVSGTDIGFGSENNAGWIVRAEGPDIVLPRSAKRRFAEAIWDHLAPLIA is encoded by the coding sequence ATGGCCGCCCTCGAAGGTAAACGGATCTTGCTCGGTGTCACCGGGGGCATCGCCGCCTACAAGGCGGCTGAGCTCTGTCGTCTGCTCGTCAAGGACGGCGCCCATGTGCGTGTGGTCATGACGGCCGCGGCCGAGGCCTTCGTCACCCCCATGACGATGCAGACCCTGTCCGGTCACAAGGTGGCCCGCCACCTGCTCGACGCCTCTGAAGAAGCGGAGGTAGGCCACATCCGTCTGGCCGACGAAGCCGACTTGGTGGTCGTCGCCCCCGCCACGGCCGACGCCATGGCGAGATTTGCTGGTGGCCTCGCCAACGATCTTTTGTCAACCGTCGTGCTGGCCAGCCGTGCCCCGGTGCTCCTGGCGCCCGCCATGAACGTGAACATGTGGGAAAATCTCCTGACTCAAGCCAACCTCGGCCGCTTGCTGGATACGGGACGCTTCTTCACCGTGGGCCCCGAGAGCGGTCCCCTGGCCTGCGGCTGGATAGGCGCGGGCCGCATGATCGAGCCTGAGCTCATTCGCGACGCTGCCCGGGCGCACCTGACCGGAAGCCCCTCGCTCGCTGGAAAGCGCGTGGTGGTGACGGCCGGGCCTACGCACGAACCCGTCGACGACGTTCGTTTCCTGGGCAACCGATCGTCGGGTAAAATGGGCTTCGCGCTCGCCGCCGTCGCGGCTGCCCGGGGCGCGCGGGTCACCCTGGTCGCCGGGCCCGTTCAGCTGCCCACGCCCGGGGGCGTGGAGGCGCGTATCGATGTCGAGACGGCTCTCGAGATGCATGAGGCCGTCATGCACGCCTCGGTGGACGTCGATGTCGTGGTGATGACCGCGGCTGTGGCCGATTTTCGACCGGTCGCGCAGGTACGGGGCAAGTTGTCTCGTCGGGAAGGGGTATCGACCTTGGAACTGACGCCAAACCCGGACATTTTGGCGGACCTCGGCAGGGCCCGCCAGGGGACCTCGAAGCCGGTGCTCGTGGGTTTTGCTGCCGAGGTGGCCGACACGGAAGAGACCTTGAGGCAAAGGGCGCGCGCCAAGCTGCAGGAGAAGCGCTGCGACGTGGTCATCGCAAACGACGTGAGCGGGACGGACATCGGCTTCGGCAGCGAAAACAACGCCGGCTGGATCGTCCGTGCCGAGGGGCCCGACATCGTCTTGCCCCGCTCCGCCAAGCGGCGCTTCGCCGAAGCGATCTGGGACCATCTCGCGCCCCTGATTGCTTGA